The Actinomycetota bacterium sequence AGACACGCACGGGTGGATGCACACGATCTGCTGATTGATTTGCAAACGGCATTCCCTCTTGGTGGGGCTTATGGCATGATCTCCTGCATGCTGCACCACGGCATCATCATTAACTAGCGCGTTGATACTCATCAACGCGCCGCCTCTCGCACCCTGCGGGGGGTTTTTTCGTTGATGGAGCCGATTCGCTCAACCTGAAGGAAGCACCATGACTCGCTCCGACGCCTTCCATGTCTACGACACCACGCTGCGCGATGGCGCCCAGCGTGAGGGCATTTCCTACTCAGTGAATGACAAGCTCGCTGTGGCGCGCCTTCTGGACGAGTACGGAGTCGGATTCATTGAGGGCGGTTGGCCAGGCGCGCTGCCGAAGGACACCGAATTCTTCGAGCGTGCTCGCGCTGAGCTTGACCTCAAGCACGCGCAACTCGTGGCCTTTGGTTCAACTCGCAAGGCCGGCAAGAAGGCGCATGAGGATGGCCAAGTGCAGGCGTTGCTGGACTCGCTGGCGCCCGTCATCACTCTGGTCGCAAAGTCGGACGTGCGCCATGTGGTTGAGGCCCTGCGCACTGACGTCGATGAGAACGAGCGCATGGTTGTCGACACGGTGAAGTTTCTGGTCGGTGAGGGCCGCCGGGTATTCGTCGACATGGAGCACTTCTTCGATGGTTACAAGCACGATTCCGATTACGGAGTTCGCCTGCTGGTTGCCGCCGCCGAGGCAGGTGCCAGCGTTGGAGTCATGTGTGACACCAACGGCGGAATGCTTCCGGTGGGCATCCACGACACTGTGACTGACGTAGCAAAGCGTTCGGGAGTCCGTCTGGGCATCCACTGTCAGGACGACACGGCATGTGCAGTCGCCAACACGGTAACTGCCGTTTCCGCTGGCGCTACTCACGTTCAGTGCACTGCAAATGGTTACGGCGAACGCACTGGCAACGCCGATCTGTTCTCGGTAGTCGCCAACCTGCAATTGAAGATGGACATAGATGCGCTTCCAGCAGACAGCCTGCGCGAGACGGTGCACATCTCAAAGGCAATCGCTGAAATCGCGAACATCGCTCCAGACATGCATCAGCCATATGCAGGCTCTTCCTCCTTTGCGCACAAGGCTGGCCTGCACGCGTCGGCTCTGAAGATCAACGCTGAGCTCTACAACCACATCGATCCGGCTCAGGTCGGGCATGTGCAACGCGTGCTGGTCACTGAGATGGCCGGACGTGCTTCTGTGGAGTTGAAGGGCACCGAGCTCGGATACGACCTTTCGACCAATCCTGAACTCGTCACACGCGTCGTCAGCCGAGTTAAGGAACTTGAATCCCAAGGCTGGAGCTTCGAAGCGGCCGATGCATCCTTTGAGTTGTTGATGCTCGCCGAAGACGGTCGCGAACGTGCCTTTGAAGTTGAGTCTTGGCGCACGATCGTGGAGCAGGGCGCCGATGGAGTCGTAGCGTCAGAGGCCACCGTCAAGGTGCACGCCAACGGTGATCGGGTGATCTCGACTGCTGAAGGCAATGGCCCAGTCAATGCGCTGGACAACGCACTTCGCGCCGCGCTCATCCAGATGTACCCAGAGCTCGGAACCTTGCGGCTCATCGATTACAAGGTGCGCATCCTTGACGGTGGCAGCGGAACCAATGCAGTTACACGGGTGCTCATCGAAACCACGGATGGCGAAGCCGACTGGACTACCGTCGGGGTGCACGAGAACGTCATCGCTGCATCCTGGAAGGCTCTGGACGATGCCGTTCGCTTCGGCCTGCTGCGTGCCAGTCGGGTGCTTGCTGGGCAGTAGTCCAGATTCGTCGGTCGGTAGGCTCCGACGGTGCGAATTTGTCGAGTTGCGGTTGATGATGAGTTGTTCTTTGGTGTCCTTGAAGGCTTAGACCCAAATGGCGACCCAGGTGAAGGCACGGTCATTGCTCTGCTCGATGGTCATCCCTTCGGTGAGTTGGTGCCTGACGGTCGCCTTGTCCGCTTTGCCGATGCTCGCCTCGTCGCCCCAGTACTCCCGAGCAAGGTAGTGGCGATCGGCAAGAACTATCTCGATCACATTCGCGAGACAGGTCTTGGTGAGCCGCCAGTCGAACCATTGATGTTTCTCAAGCCGAACACCTCGGTGATCGGGCCTGGTGAATTGATCGAGTTGCCGTGGCAGTCCGAGCACGTCGAGCATGAGGCTGAATTGGCGATCGTCATTGGACGCGTCTGTCGCGAGGTCCCGCGCGAGAGAGTGCATGAGGTCATTCTCGGATTCACGTGCGCCAATGACGTGACTGCCCGTGATCTGCAGAATCGCGACGGACAGTGGACTCGTTCTAAAAGTTTTGACACCTTCTGCCCTTTGGGGCCATGGATCGAAACAGATTTCAATTGGGAGCACACTGCGATCCTGTGCCACGTCAATGGCGATCTTCGCCAGGATGGCGACACGGCGGACATGCTCTTCGATGTTCCCACGCTCGTTGAAGCTGTGACCGCAGTGATGACCTTGCTGCCAGGCGATGTGATCCTTACCGGTTCACCGAGCGGTACCAGGCCGATGAAGGCCGGCGATTCAGTCACTGTCCGCATCGATGGCATCGGCGCCTTGACCAATCCGGTTACAGACCGTGCCTGAGGTTCGCGTTCGGTTTTGTCCTTCGCCTACAGGCAATCCGCATGTGGGCATGATTCGCACGGCATTGTTCAATTGGGCCTTTGCCCGCAACACCGGTGGAACCTTTGTTTTTCGCATTGAGGACACCGACAGTGCCCGCGACTCTGAGGAGTCCTACGAGGCACTCTTGGGTGCCCTGCGCTGGTTGGGACTGACTTGGGACGAGGGCCCTGAGATCGGCGGACCCTATGGTCCCTATCGGCAGTCGCAGCGGCTGGAGTTGTATGCCGACGTGGCGCGCAAGCTCGTTGATGGCGGATATGCCTATCCCTGCTTCTGCTCGGCTGACGAACTCGAGGCCCAGCGCGAGTTGGCCAAGCAGAACAATCGCGCGCCCGGTTACGAGGGCACCTGTCGCGATCTGACTGCGGAGCAACGAGTCGCATTCCTCGCCCAAGGGCGCCTACCTGTTATTCGCTTTCGCATGCCTGATCGGGATCACACCTGGGATGACCTCGTGCGGGGCCCGATCACCTTTGGCGCTGAGCATGTGCCTGATTTCGTCCTCGTGCGCGCCAATGGAGAGCCTCTCTACACGCTCGTGAATCCTGTTGACGATGCCAGCATGCGGATCACGCATGTGCTGCGCGGAGAAGATTTGCTGTCCTCCACTCCTCGCCAGTTGGCCTTGTATGAAGCGCTGGGAGCCATCGGCGTCAGTGATGGGGCTACTCCAGCATTCGGCCATCTCCCGTATGTGATGGGTGAGGGCAACAAGAAGCTCTCCAAGCGCGACCCAGAATCCTCATTACAGATGTATCGCGACAACGGCTTCCTTCCCGAAGCACTGCTCAACTACCTCGCTCTCCTTGGATGGTCTATGGGCGATGATCAAGAGTTCTTCAGTTTGGAGCAAATGGCCCAGGCCTTCAGCCTTGATCGAGTCAGCGCAAATCCTGCTCGCTTCGACTTGAAGAAGTGCACTGCGATCAATGGCGATTGGATTCGCGCACTGTCCGTTGACGAACTCACCACTCGGCTTCTGCCTCTGCTGGCCGCCGAGGGTCTGGTCAGTGAGACTGTCAGTCCGCAGCATGTGGCGGTGCTTGCGCAGGCAGTTCCACTCATTCAGGAGCGAATGGACACTTTGGTCCAGGCGCCAGCGATGCTGGGTTTCCTACTCATTGAACCTGCGAACTTTGCTGTCGATGAAGCAGAAGCAAGTGCGGGACTTGGCGAGGCTTCGCGCCCAACCATTAGCGCGGCAATCCAAGCGCTAACGGGGGTCGTGGAATGGAAGACAGACGCGATTCACGAAGCCTTGCGTGCTGCGCTAGTCGACGGACTGGGAATCAAGCCGAAGTTCGCCTTTGGGCCGATTCGCGTAGCGGTCACTGGTCGCCGCATCTCCCCGCCACTGTTTGAATCAATGGAAATTCTCGGCCGCGAGATCTGCCTCGAACGCCTCAAAGGAGTCCTGCGCAGTCCTTGATTTGCGACGTTGATCCCACCGGCAACCGTCAATCCAGTAGTTCTCGTTGATAGCGACGGAACAGCGCAATGGGAAACGAGACCCCAATCGACTGCAACATTGGGCAAGCACGTCATCCCGCTGGCGCATCTGCATCTCTGACGCGTCAACCCCACGGGTAGGGGGAGGGCCGAATTAGGGTCCAGCTCGGCGAACCCCTAATATCTTGCAGTCGGTCATAGCAAGTCCCATGGGGTATGGGGTAATTGGCAGCCCAACTGATTCTGGTTCAGTTAGTCTAGGTTCGAGTCCTGGTACCCCAGCGAACGTCGCGATTCTCATGATCGCAGCGTGTGATTGTTGGAGGCGACTCCATCAATTTGGCCCCGTTGTGTAGTGGCCTAGCACGCCGCCCTCTCAAGGCGGTAGCGCGGGTTCGAATCCCGTCGGGGCTACCAGGCCCCCTCCGCATGGAGGGGGCCTGAAGTCTTTTCTAGGTGGCGATTGCCGATTCCAATTGCTGAGCGGCTGCCAACAGTGCCGAAATCTGGGCCTTGCTTGGCTTGGCGAGAGGGTCAGCCGGACCCGAAATGGAAATCGCGCCGACCACTATGCCCTTGGCGTCTCGCACGGGCGCGGCTGCTGATGCGACACCAGGTTCGCGCTGAGCCACCGATTGAGCCCAACCACGCTTGCGCACAATGGTGAGGATTGCCTCGGAAAAGGCTGCTCCTTGGAGCAGCGAAGTGCGCTCGTGAGTCGGTTCCCAAGCGGCGAGCACTTGTGCGGCTGAACCGGCCTTCATGGTGAGCAAGGCTCCAACGGGAACGGTGTCTCGCAGTCCGCGCAGCGGCTCCGCAGCCGCGATGCACAGGCGTTGCTCTCCAGCTCGCCGATACACCTGTGCGCTGACGCCTGTGGCATCGCGCAATTCACGAACAACCATGTCTGCGGCGGCTTCCCATGACAGGTGTGGGTTGGCCCACTCACGGATCTGGTCACCAAGGGTGAACTGGCCAGTCTCCGATCGGCCAACCAGTCGGTGATGTTCAAGTGCCACCGCGAGGCGGTGCGCTGTGGGCCGGGGCAGTCCGGTGTTCCGCGCAAGCGCGGGAAGCGACTGCGGCCCTTGGGCGAGAGCTCCAAGGATGGCCGCGACTTTGTCAATGACACCGACTCCGCTACTGTTGTCCATAGCGTGATATTGGCGTCTCACATAGTGAGATGTCAATTCTGACACTGAAGGAGTGCATGATGGCAAAGACACTGGCCGAGAAAGTATGGGCCGCACACGTAGTGCGCCAAGCAGCTGGCGAGCCCGACCTGCTGTACATCGATCTGCATCTGGTGCATGAAGTAACCAGCCCCCAGGCCTTCGATGGATTGCGTGCGACCAACCGCAAGGTGCGCCGCCCGGACTTGACCCTTGCAACCGAGGATCACAATGTTCCGACCATCGACATTCTCAAGCCGATTGCGGACCCAGTCTCGCGCGCGCAGGTGGAGGCGCTGCGCACCAACTGCGCCGAATTTGGTGTGCCGCTGTATTCCCTTGGCAACATCGAGCAGGGGATTGTGCACGTCGTTGGACCCCAGTTGGGCCTGACTCAGCCGGGCATGACTGTCGTCTGTGGCGACTCGCACACATCAACACATGGTGCGTTCGGAGCCCTGGCCTTCGGCATCGGTACGAGTGAGGTTGAGCATGTGCTCGCAACGCAGACTCTGCCCTTGAAGCCCTTCAAAACTATGGCCGTGACGATAGAAGGTGATTTGTCAGCGGGAGTTTCGGCCAAAGACCTGACCTTGGCTGTCATCGCGCAGATCGGCACCGGCGGCGGGCAAGGCTATGTTTTGGAATACCGCGGTTCAGCGATTCGCGCGCTGTCGATGGAAGGCCGCATGACGGTCTGCAACATGTCCATCGAGGCCGGTGCTCGTGCTGGCATGGTTGCCCCTGACGAGACCACCTTCGAGTATCTGAAAGGCCGCGAGCATGCGCCCAAGGGAGCGGACTGGGACGCAGCGGTGGCCTATTGGTCAACGCTGCCAACAGATGACGATGCTGTGTTCGACGCCGAAGTCTATTTGGATGCAACAGCGTTGACGCCCTTTGTCACCTGGGGGACCAATCCGGGTCAGGGCTTGCCGCTGTCGGGTTCTGTGCCGTCTCCAACTGATGCCAAGGACGAGGTCGATCGCGAAGCGATCGAGCGTGCATTGGATTACATGGGACTGACCGTTGGCATGCCTTTGCGCGAAATCAAGGTCGATACCGTGTTCGTGGGTTCGTGCACCAACGGGCGCATCGAGGACCTGCGCATGGTTGCTGAAGTTCTCAAGGGCCGAAAGGTGGATCCGCAGGTTCGAATGCTTGTGGTTCCAGGTTCAGTACGAGTCAAGAACCAGGCTGAGGAAGAGGGGCTGGACGAGATCATTCGCGCTTCCGGCGCTGAATGGCGTGAAGCCGGTTGTTCGATGTGTCTGGCGATGAATCCAGACAAGTTGGCACCGGGCGAGCGCAGCGCATCGACGTCCAATAGAAACTTCGAGGGCCGTCAAGGACCAGGGGGCCGCACCCATTTGGTTTCACCAGCAGTTGCAGCAGCAACTGCAATTGCAGGCCATCTGGCCGCCCCCGCCGATCTGTAATACGACACGTTTCCCATTCCAAACCAGGAGCCATCATGGACAAGTTCACGACCTTCACGGGCACTGCCGCTCCATTGCGCCGCAGCAATGTTGATACCGATCAGATCATCCCGGCCGAGTATCTCAAGCGCATCACACGTCACGGCTTCGAGGATGGCCTCTTTGCCGCATGGCGCAAGGACCCAGAGTTCCTGCTGAATCGCCCTGAGTATCAAGGGGTTTCAATTCTGATTGCCGGCCCTGATTTTGGCACCGGCTCCTCCCGCGAGCATGCGGTCTGGGCTTTGCAGGACTTTGGATTCAAGGTGGTGCTGTCCTCGCGATTTGCCGATATCTTCCGTGGCAATTCAGGCAAGGGCGGTCTCCTGACAGCGCAGATGTCACAGGATGATGTGGAACGACTCTGGGCGGCGGTTGAGGCCAACCCAGCTCTGCCAGTCACCGTCAACCTGGATAGGCGAGAGGTCACTGCCGGCGATATCACCGCAGACTTCGAGGTCGATGACTACGTTCGTTGGCGTCTGATGGAGGGGCTGGACGACATTGGCATCACGATGAAGCAAGGCGACGCCATCAAGGCCTTCGAGTCCAAGAGGCCCAGTTTCATGCCGACTTCGATTGGCTGAATCCCACGGAAAGGGGCGCAAGTGACTCATGTTGTTGCCTTCCAATGGTTTCTTACAAGTGGTGTTGAAAATCACTAGTAATTCCAACATGTTTTGATCGGCGCGTCGGTGTCCCAGTGTTGAGATGTCGTGCGTAAATATGCGAGGTCGACAAAGGGTCGTCCTCTACCCTCCGGAGGGGTTTTTCTGTGAACAAGGCTGAACTGATTGACGCTGTTGCTGGCACACTGGGCCACAGCAAGCGTGACGTGACTGACATCATCGATGCATTCCTGGACGAGACCAAGCGCGCTGTTGCCAAGGGCGAGCGCGTTGCAGTGAGTGGCTTCGGCATCTTCGAGCGCGCAGCGCGCAATGCTCGTCTGGGCCGCAACCCGCGCACGGGCGAAGCCGTGAAGATCAAGGCCACCAAACTTCCTAAGTTTCGCGCTGCTGCCGAGTTCAAGGCTGTAGTAGCTGGCACGAAGAAGGCTGCACCGGCAAAGAAGGCTGCACCGGCAAAGAAGGCTGCACCGGCAAAGAAGGCTGTGGCCAAGAAGGTTGTGGCAAAGAAGGCTGCACCGGCAAAGAAGGCTGTGGCCAAGAAGGCCACCCGCCGCTAGATCTCGTAATAAGTGAAGGGCCTGGCCAAACTGGCCTGGCCCTTCACTTATGCCCGGTCTAAATCTGCGCGGACAGCGCAGCTGAGGTTGCCGGACCGACACCTATGCGCAGCGCATCCCACAGATCAAGCGCGGTGTCGACATCACGACGTACTCTGGCCATCAAGGCTGCATCGGCAGCGGAGTCGGGCTGAATTTCCACGTTGCCGGCTTGGGCATGGCGGGCATGTGATCGATGACCGAACATCGGCACACATTCACGTGCGTCATTGGCAAGCAGCATCGTGGTGCCTAGTCCTTGCACATCAGTGACGAAACTGCGATCTACGGCGTGTGCTAGCCGCAGGGTTGCCGTCAGCGCGTCAACCGTGAGGCACGGCAGATCGGCCGCGATAACGGCCACAGGTCCGCCGCCAATGATGCGCAAGCCCTCGGCCAATTCTGGATTGAGCCCGTGCGCCTCAGCGAGGTGGATCCGCACCGAAGGATCCACTCGCGCGTGCAGATCTGCATCATCGGTAACGAGGAGGATGCCACTGATATTTGCCGAACCAGTGACAGCGCTGAGGACATCGGTGAGAAATGCCTCCGAAAGGCGAGCTCGCGTCGAAGGGTCCTGATCAAGTCGACTCTTGGCGAAGGGGGAGGCCTTCACTGGGATGAGAGCGGTCCAGAGCATCTCCGCATCCAACCGCATGGGGGCATTAGTCTGAGCCAGTGTTCAACGCCGGTCTCGCTGAGGTTCAGCTATGAGCCGCGTGGCAACAATGGGATCCGGTTCCTGGGGCACTGTTTTTTCAATGGTGATGGCTGATGCGGGCAGCGATGTCGTCATGTGGTCGCGCGATGTGACGATTGCTGCTGAGATCAACTCTGTCCACAGCAATGAGCTGTACCACCCGGGATTGGTTCTCCCATCATCAGTGCGTGCCACCACAGATGCGGCGGATGCGCTTGCAGGCGCCGACATCGTCGTCATTGCCCTGCCAGCTCAGGTGCTGCGCGCGAATCTTGCTGAATGGGCGGTGTTCATTCCGGCCAATGCCATCTTGGTCAGTCTCATCAAGGGCATTGAACTTGGAACCATGCGCCGCATGAGCGAGGTCATTGCCGACGAGACTGGTGCGGCACCGGAGCGGATTGTCGTGGTGTCCGGCCCGAATCTGGCACGTGAGATTGCGATGCGCCAACCTTCGGCCACCACGGTTGCCTGTGTTGACGAATCCAGCGCACAGTTGTTGCAGGACGCTTGCACCACGGACTACTTTCGCCCGTACTGGACGACCGACGTGATTGGCACCGAGGTCGGTGGCGCGGTGAAGAACGTCATCGCTGTGGCCAACGGCATGGCGGCGGGCATGGGCTTGGGCGAGAACTCGCAGGCTTCGCTGATGACGCGTGGCTTGGCCGAGATCGCCCGTCTAGGCGTGGCTCTTGGCGCAGATGCGCTGACCTTCCAGGGCTTGGCTGGTGTTGGCGATCTCGTGGCTACCTGTCAATCGCCACTGTCGCGCAATCGCACTTTCGGCGAGAACATCGGCAGTGGGCTTTCGGTCGCGGAGACCATTGAGCGCACTCGGCAGACCTGCGAGGCCTACCGCAGCTGCGAGCCGATCTTGGAACTTGCTCGGGCTCACAATGTCGACATGCCGATTACGGAGCAGGTCGTCAACGTGCTGCACTATGGAGCAGCACCCCGCACTATGGCGGCAGCTTTCATGGCTCGCGACACCAAGCCTGAGCATGAAGGTGCTGCACTCGGGGCCAGCGGGTGAGTTCGACCAGATTGCGCGTCGCTGTAATTTTTGGTGGTCGAAGCAGTGAGCACAGCATCTCTTGCATCAGTGCCGCCGGAGTGATGCGTGCTTTGGATCCTACGAAATATGAGGTCCTGGCGATCGGCATCACCACTGAGGGCCGTTGGCTCAAGGCGGATCCGGCCCTTGATTTCTCAGTCACAGGTACCGACTTGCCCAAGGTCGCAGAGACCGGGGAATGTGCCGCGCTGAGTCCAGACCCGGCACAGCTCCTTGCTCAACTCGGGAAGATAGATGTGGTGTTCCCAGTCCTTCACGGCCCATGGGGCGAGGACGGCACTGTGCAGGGGCTGCTCGAACTCTGCGAACTGCCCTATGTCGGATCGGGAGTATTGGCGTCTGCAGCGGGCATGGACAAGATCACCATGAAGGTGCTCCTGGCCCACGCAGGCTTGCCGGTCGGATCCTTCATCGGAATCTCTGATCGTCAGTGGCGTGAAAGCACCCCGGAATGCCTCACCCGCGCATCTGATCTCGGCCTGCCCATGTTCGTGAAGCCTGCGCGAGCTGGATCCTCGCGAGGAATCTCCAAGGTCAAAGCGCTCTCCGCACTGGCGGCCGCGGTCGAAGAAGCCCGTATGCATGACCCGCGTGTGATTGTCGAAGCAGCTGTCCAAGCCGGGCGTGAGATTGAGTGCGGGGTTCTGGTTCAACTCGATGGCCGGGTCGGGGCAAGCAGATGTGCCGAGATCGTCGTTGGTGGACAGCATGAGTTCTATGACTTCGATGCGAAATATCTCGAGGATTCCGCCGAACTGATTGTTCCGGCGCAGTTGGAGCCGGAAATGGAAGAAGAGATTCAGGCGCTTGCGGTCCAGGCCTTTGAAGCGCTCGGCTGCGAAGGGTTGGCCCGAGTCGATTTCTTCATTGGTGCAGATGGCGCCATCTTGATCAATGAGGTCAACACCATGCCAGGATTTACTCCGATCTCCATGTTCCCGCGAATGTGGCAGGCATCAGGCTTGAGTTACTCCGAAGTACTTGATGCACTGATCATGGATGCCGTGCGGCGTGGCACCGGACTCCGTTGAATCCGCCGGAACCGGGCAGCCTCGCTGAACTTGGTGAATTTGCGCTGATAGCCAAGGTCACCGAGGGATTGCCTGAGATGTCTCAAGTGCTTGTCGGGCCCGGAGATGACGCTGCGGTGGTCGTTTCGGCCCACGGCTCAGTCGTCATCAGCACGGACGTCTTGATTGAGGGCCGCCATTTTCGGCGTGACTGGTCTACGCCGATCGACATCGGCCGGCGTGCGGCAGCTGCGAGCCTCGCGGACATCGTTGCCATGGGAGCCCGGCCGACTGCGGTGGTCGTTGGGTTCGCAGCGCCGGCTGATCTGCCGTCGGCGTGGGCAGTCTCCTGCACCGCTGGTCTTCGTGCCGAACTGGATTCCCTTGTGGTCGCACTCGTAGGAGGTGACGTCACCTCCGCTGACACTGTGATGATCACGGTGACGGCCATCGGTGATCTCGAAGGTCGCAAGCCAGTCTTGCGATCCGGTGCTCAGGCCGGCGATCTCATCGCCATTGCTGGGCGACATGGTTGGGCAGCAGCCGGACTGGCACTACTGTCACGCGGATTCCGATCACCGAAGAAGCTCGTTGATGCGCATCGCTACCCGCTGCCGCCCTACGGCGCCGGACCACTTGCCGCACTGACGGGCGCAACGTCAATGATTGACGTGAGCGATGGGCTCATCGCCGACTCGCGGCACATTGCTCAAGCCTCCGATGTGGTCCTCGCGATCGACAGCTCGCTGATCCAGGTGCCAGAAGAACTCGCCTCGGCTGCCTCGGCGTACAACATGGATCCGCGCGAGTGGATGCTCACAGGTGGCGATGACCACGCATTGCTCGCCACTTTCCCCAAGACGGTGAAAGTGCCGTCGAGTTTCGTCGTCATCGGCGAAGTGCGGGAGGTATCGGCTCAAGGGCCAGGAGTGCTCGTGGATGGTCATTTCGTAACGGGCGCTGGTGGACACGAGCACTTTCGATCTTGAGCCCGCTAAAACAAATCAGGCGCAGTCAATGACTGCGCCTGATAAGAATGAGGGGAACTATCCGCGAACGACCTTGCCGGCCTTCAGACAAGAGGTGCAGACATTCTGGCGCTTGGGGGTCTTGCCCACGAGCGTGCGAACGCGCTGGATGTTCGGGTTCCAACGACGCTTGGTGCGTCGGTGTGAGTGAGAGATGCTGTGCCCGAAGCCTGGGCCCTTACCGCAGACGTCGCAGTTAGCAGACACCGTGCACTCCTATCGTGTTCAGGGCAGATCCCGATCGCGCCGGAGCGCGTGACGGGGTCGAGCCTGGTGTTGGATGCTGTCCGATACCAACGAGTTCTTCGAGCAGCCGACCTAGGTTACCCGAGTCTGGCTTGGCTTACAAAACCGGGTGAAAGTCCGGCAAATCCGGGAGGTGCGCCATCAGTACGGAGGAGGCGTCAACCCGGCTGGATCGGGTCCTTGGAGGCAAGACCGCCGCGGCGCTGACGAAGGCCTTTGGCTACACGATTGTCGGCGAATTATTGCGCCACTACCCACGGCGGTACGTGGCGCGGGGAGAGCTGACCGACATGCGAACTCTCATCGACGGCGAGGCCGTGACCTTGCTTGCAGAGGTGGTCAGCGTAACCAGCCGCCCGATGCGCCAGCGGCGAGGCAACCTCGTGGAGGTGGTCGTCAGCGATGGCACTGAGCGCATCAGTCTGACCTTCTTCAACCAGCGTTGGCGCGAGGCGATTTTCCGCACTGGCCGCCGAGGTCTCTTTGCAGGTGAAGTGACGAGCTATCGCGGCAAGCGACAGCTCACCCATCCCACATTTGAACTCTTCGCCGATGATGTTGACGAGGATGAGGAGCGGATCGCGATGTTCGCGGGCGCCTTCATTCCGGTGTATCCGGCAACCATCGGTGTGAGTTCAATGCAGATCGCGCGGGCTATTGGCGTCATCCTGGACACCCTGCCCCCGCTTCCAGATCCAATCCCTGAAGGCTT is a genomic window containing:
- the leuC gene encoding 3-isopropylmalate dehydratase large subunit, which produces MAKTLAEKVWAAHVVRQAAGEPDLLYIDLHLVHEVTSPQAFDGLRATNRKVRRPDLTLATEDHNVPTIDILKPIADPVSRAQVEALRTNCAEFGVPLYSLGNIEQGIVHVVGPQLGLTQPGMTVVCGDSHTSTHGAFGALAFGIGTSEVEHVLATQTLPLKPFKTMAVTIEGDLSAGVSAKDLTLAVIAQIGTGGGQGYVLEYRGSAIRALSMEGRMTVCNMSIEAGARAGMVAPDETTFEYLKGREHAPKGADWDAAVAYWSTLPTDDDAVFDAEVYLDATALTPFVTWGTNPGQGLPLSGSVPSPTDAKDEVDREAIERALDYMGLTVGMPLREIKVDTVFVGSCTNGRIEDLRMVAEVLKGRKVDPQVRMLVVPGSVRVKNQAEEEGLDEIIRASGAEWREAGCSMCLAMNPDKLAPGERSASTSNRNFEGRQGPGGRTHLVSPAVAAATAIAGHLAAPADL
- a CDS encoding IclR family transcriptional regulator C-terminal domain-containing protein, which translates into the protein MDNSSGVGVIDKVAAILGALAQGPQSLPALARNTGLPRPTAHRLAVALEHHRLVGRSETGQFTLGDQIREWANPHLSWEAAADMVVRELRDATGVSAQVYRRAGEQRLCIAAAEPLRGLRDTVPVGALLTMKAGSAAQVLAAWEPTHERTSLLQGAAFSEAILTIVRKRGWAQSVAQREPGVASAAAPVRDAKGIVVGAISISGPADPLAKPSKAQISALLAAAQQLESAIAT
- a CDS encoding fumarylacetoacetate hydrolase family protein yields the protein MRICRVAVDDELFFGVLEGLDPNGDPGEGTVIALLDGHPFGELVPDGRLVRFADARLVAPVLPSKVVAIGKNYLDHIRETGLGEPPVEPLMFLKPNTSVIGPGELIELPWQSEHVEHEAELAIVIGRVCREVPRERVHEVILGFTCANDVTARDLQNRDGQWTRSKSFDTFCPLGPWIETDFNWEHTAILCHVNGDLRQDGDTADMLFDVPTLVEAVTAVMTLLPGDVILTGSPSGTRPMKAGDSVTVRIDGIGALTNPVTDRA
- the leuD gene encoding 3-isopropylmalate dehydratase small subunit gives rise to the protein MDKFTTFTGTAAPLRRSNVDTDQIIPAEYLKRITRHGFEDGLFAAWRKDPEFLLNRPEYQGVSILIAGPDFGTGSSREHAVWALQDFGFKVVLSSRFADIFRGNSGKGGLLTAQMSQDDVERLWAAVEANPALPVTVNLDRREVTAGDITADFEVDDYVRWRLMEGLDDIGITMKQGDAIKAFESKRPSFMPTSIG
- the cimA gene encoding citramalate synthase, which produces MTRSDAFHVYDTTLRDGAQREGISYSVNDKLAVARLLDEYGVGFIEGGWPGALPKDTEFFERARAELDLKHAQLVAFGSTRKAGKKAHEDGQVQALLDSLAPVITLVAKSDVRHVVEALRTDVDENERMVVDTVKFLVGEGRRVFVDMEHFFDGYKHDSDYGVRLLVAAAEAGASVGVMCDTNGGMLPVGIHDTVTDVAKRSGVRLGIHCQDDTACAVANTVTAVSAGATHVQCTANGYGERTGNADLFSVVANLQLKMDIDALPADSLRETVHISKAIAEIANIAPDMHQPYAGSSSFAHKAGLHASALKINAELYNHIDPAQVGHVQRVLVTEMAGRASVELKGTELGYDLSTNPELVTRVVSRVKELESQGWSFEAADASFELLMLAEDGRERAFEVESWRTIVEQGADGVVASEATVKVHANGDRVISTAEGNGPVNALDNALRAALIQMYPELGTLRLIDYKVRILDGGSGTNAVTRVLIETTDGEADWTTVGVHENVIAASWKALDDAVRFGLLRASRVLAGQ
- a CDS encoding HU family DNA-binding protein, producing MNKAELIDAVAGTLGHSKRDVTDIIDAFLDETKRAVAKGERVAVSGFGIFERAARNARLGRNPRTGEAVKIKATKLPKFRAAAEFKAVVAGTKKAAPAKKAAPAKKAAPAKKAVAKKVVAKKAAPAKKAVAKKATRR
- the gltX gene encoding glutamate--tRNA ligase translates to MPEVRVRFCPSPTGNPHVGMIRTALFNWAFARNTGGTFVFRIEDTDSARDSEESYEALLGALRWLGLTWDEGPEIGGPYGPYRQSQRLELYADVARKLVDGGYAYPCFCSADELEAQRELAKQNNRAPGYEGTCRDLTAEQRVAFLAQGRLPVIRFRMPDRDHTWDDLVRGPITFGAEHVPDFVLVRANGEPLYTLVNPVDDASMRITHVLRGEDLLSSTPRQLALYEALGAIGVSDGATPAFGHLPYVMGEGNKKLSKRDPESSLQMYRDNGFLPEALLNYLALLGWSMGDDQEFFSLEQMAQAFSLDRVSANPARFDLKKCTAINGDWIRALSVDELTTRLLPLLAAEGLVSETVSPQHVAVLAQAVPLIQERMDTLVQAPAMLGFLLIEPANFAVDEAEASAGLGEASRPTISAAIQALTGVVEWKTDAIHEALRAALVDGLGIKPKFAFGPIRVAVTGRRISPPLFESMEILGREICLERLKGVLRSP
- the cofC gene encoding 2-phospho-L-lactate guanylyltransferase, producing the protein MLWTALIPVKASPFAKSRLDQDPSTRARLSEAFLTDVLSAVTGSANISGILLVTDDADLHARVDPSVRIHLAEAHGLNPELAEGLRIIGGGPVAVIAADLPCLTVDALTATLRLAHAVDRSFVTDVQGLGTTMLLANDARECVPMFGHRSHARHAQAGNVEIQPDSAADAALMARVRRDVDTALDLWDALRIGVGPATSAALSAQI